A genome region from Desulfobulbaceae bacterium DB1 includes the following:
- a CDS encoding 4Fe-4S ferredoxin: MNQPKEIFVRTDRCMGCHSCETACAVEHSSGKSLYSAMLEQPAPRRRFFVEWVAPDKSMPVLCRHCEDAPCMHACISGAISRTPEGVVVTDAEKCIGCWTCVMVCPFGVINRHLETHKAYRCDRCPGREIPACVDACPTNALIYRTADEFTQLIRRHAAHELASNQGE; this comes from the coding sequence ATGAACCAGCCAAAAGAAATTTTTGTCAGAACGGACCGCTGCATGGGGTGCCACAGCTGCGAAACAGCCTGCGCCGTGGAACATTCATCCGGCAAGTCCCTGTACAGCGCGATGCTGGAACAGCCTGCCCCCAGACGCCGGTTTTTTGTCGAATGGGTGGCCCCGGACAAAAGCATGCCGGTGCTCTGCCGCCACTGCGAGGATGCGCCCTGCATGCATGCCTGTATCAGCGGCGCCATCAGCCGCACCCCGGAAGGAGTGGTTGTCACGGATGCGGAAAAATGCATCGGCTGCTGGACCTGCGTCATGGTCTGTCCTTTCGGCGTTATCAATCGCCATCTCGAAACCCACAAGGCTTACCGCTGCGACCGCTGCCCCGGCCGGGAGATCCCGGCCTGCGTCGATGCCTGTCCCACCAACGCCCTTATTTACCGCACCGCGGATGAATTCACCCAGCTGATTCGTCGCCACGCGGCCCACGAACTTGCCTCGAACCAGGGAGAATGA
- a CDS encoding carbon-monoxide dehydrogenase catalytic subunit produces MAATSDSDMLSSDPAVRQMIDKARDLGVITVWDRYQAMTPQCGFGDTGLCCRHCLQGPCRIDPFGEGPKTGICGADADVMVARGLDRAIAAGTAAHAGHARHLAHTLKNMALGKAPDYSIKEPEKLKSVARRLGIAVDGRENNEIALDLARAALADFHEKETPVMWAATVVTTGRVEVLSRLGIVPQGIDHEVSEIMHRTLYGVDADPVNLLLAGLRCGVADLAGCYMATDLADILFGVPAPQVTSTNMGVLKADAVNIALHGHNPILSEVIVSVAQGKQARARELGASGINLVGICCTGNEVMMRHGIPSCTHSVSQEMALLTGALDAVVVDYQCIMPSLVTVAECTGTPVITTMDIAKISGATHIAFTDEGAAAKAAEIIDVALDHFRRRDGRQVDIPDVRSTVVAGFSVETIVGALRKVDARDPLKPLADNIKSGNIRGVCLFVGCNNVKVTQDKNFLHIAKKLLKENVLVLATGCGAGALMRHGFMDPANVGELCGAGLAAVLTAIGEANNLNGPLPPVLHMGSCVDNSRAVALCVALADYLGVDTDKLPVVASAAEAVSEKAVSIGTYAVAAGLPTHVGVMLPVLGSALVTKILTDKLKDLTGGYFIVELDPEAAADRLLAAINERRAGLGLS; encoded by the coding sequence ATGGCGGCAACAAGTGACAGTGACATGCTCAGCTCGGACCCTGCCGTCCGGCAGATGATAGACAAGGCCAGGGATCTCGGCGTGATTACGGTCTGGGACCGCTATCAGGCCATGACCCCGCAGTGCGGCTTCGGCGACACGGGCCTCTGCTGCCGCCACTGCCTGCAGGGGCCCTGCCGTATCGACCCCTTTGGCGAGGGACCGAAAACAGGCATCTGCGGGGCCGACGCCGACGTCATGGTGGCCCGTGGGCTGGACCGGGCCATTGCCGCCGGCACCGCGGCCCATGCCGGTCATGCCAGGCATCTGGCCCACACCTTGAAAAACATGGCGCTGGGCAAGGCCCCTGATTATTCGATCAAGGAGCCGGAAAAACTAAAAAGTGTCGCCCGGCGTCTGGGTATTGCCGTGGATGGCCGTGAAAACAATGAGATCGCCCTGGATCTGGCCCGGGCTGCCCTGGCCGACTTCCATGAAAAAGAAACACCGGTGATGTGGGCGGCCACCGTGGTCACCACCGGACGGGTGGAGGTGTTGAGCCGACTGGGGATCGTGCCGCAGGGCATTGACCATGAGGTCTCCGAGATCATGCACCGCACCCTCTACGGGGTTGACGCCGATCCGGTCAACCTGCTGCTGGCCGGTCTGCGCTGCGGGGTGGCCGATCTGGCCGGCTGCTACATGGCCACCGACCTCGCCGATATCCTCTTCGGCGTTCCCGCCCCCCAGGTGACCAGCACCAACATGGGCGTCCTGAAGGCCGATGCGGTCAACATCGCCTTGCACGGGCACAACCCGATTCTTTCCGAAGTGATCGTCAGCGTGGCGCAAGGAAAACAGGCCCGGGCCAGGGAACTGGGCGCCTCCGGCATCAATCTGGTGGGCATCTGCTGCACCGGCAACGAGGTGATGATGCGGCACGGCATTCCGTCCTGCACCCATTCGGTGAGCCAGGAAATGGCCCTGTTGACCGGCGCGCTTGACGCGGTGGTTGTCGACTACCAGTGCATCATGCCCTCGCTCGTCACTGTCGCCGAATGCACCGGCACACCGGTCATAACCACCATGGACATTGCCAAGATCAGCGGCGCCACCCATATCGCCTTCACCGATGAGGGGGCCGCGGCAAAGGCGGCGGAAATCATTGATGTCGCCCTTGACCACTTCCGGCGGCGGGACGGCCGACAGGTCGACATTCCGGATGTCCGCTCCACCGTGGTGGCCGGGTTTTCCGTGGAAACCATTGTCGGCGCCTTACGCAAGGTGGACGCCCGGGATCCTCTCAAACCGCTGGCGGACAACATCAAATCCGGCAACATCCGCGGGGTGTGTCTCTTTGTCGGCTGCAACAATGTCAAGGTCACCCAGGACAAAAATTTCCTGCACATCGCCAAAAAACTGCTCAAGGAAAACGTGCTGGTGCTTGCCACCGGCTGCGGCGCCGGCGCCCTGATGCGGCACGGCTTCATGGATCCGGCCAATGTCGGGGAACTGTGCGGCGCCGGTCTGGCGGCGGTGCTTACCGCAATCGGCGAGGCCAACAATCTCAATGGCCCCCTGCCGCCGGTGCTGCACATGGGTTCCTGCGTCGACAACTCCCGGGCCGTGGCCCTGTGCGTGGCCCTGGCCGACTACCTCGGGGTGGACACCGACAAACTGCCGGTGGTGGCCTCCGCCGCGGAAGCGGTTTCCGAAAAGGCGGTGTCCATCGGCACCTATGCGGTAGCCGCCGGTCTGCCCACCCACGTGGGGGTCATGCTGCCGGTGCTGGGCAGCGCCCTGGTGACGAAAATCCTGACTGACAAGCTGAAGGATCTCACCGGAGGCTATTTCATCGTGGAACTTGACCCGGAAGCCGCGGCCGACCGTTTGCTGGCAGCCATTAATGAACGGCGTGCCGGGCTCGGTCTTTCCTGA